TTACACTGATCAATGTCATTATTGTCAGAACTCAATAATTGAAGTGTTCTGTAAAATTGTTATTAATTTGTGTTTAATTGACTTCATTCTTGTAtaacatcagtcaattatatgaaGTCTACTCAATCATGCAAACAGCTGTTGAATCAATTTACACTATTAACCATGAATTATTATGATAAGATAATAATAGAAAAATGAAGCAAATCTTAAGAGTTTCAAGGTGACTCACTCAATCTCATCACTGTCTTGAATGTATCTCCGGCTAAAGAtgtattcaaattttatttccCTACTGAAATATACCCCATTGTAAAACTGCCCCCATCTGAACTCTTCTCTTTCGATAATTTCCACCCAAAAAATCAACATATGGTTAAATACAGGGGGATATTATTGACCTCACCCATTCTGAAATCCTCAGCCCatcaaatatcacttttcaACATTTGACCACTTACAATGCCaacaaaattcatttttgatAAATTGATAACCTTCCCCCTAAGGTCATAACTCCCCCACCCTCACTTACTTTTTACTTTTTTGGGTAGAATTCATTGAAAGAGAATAAATTttgattggggggggggggggggggagatatttaactttttataaTAAAGATGAATTAATAAAGAGCAGGGCTGGCGTCCCAATAGCCTTTTAAGcatagaaaattaaaaagacTCTATCCATTTTTTCAGGAAGATGATTTAAATTATTCACAAGGACCCCATTTTATCTGAAAAGGACCCCATTTATGAAATGTCCCACACAAACCCTGAAAGAGTACATTTGTATTCAGAAACTTGTGTTAGGAGGGTACTAAATGCATTTCAATGAGAACATGAGTTAAGGGTGTATCTATGGCTAGTAACAGCCCATTACTAACTTTAGCATATGACTTGTACAGTGTATGGATTACTGTCACAATTAAGTCTGGATAGACACTGATATCATTTGTCCTATTTCTATCAGAAATGGAGATTTATTATGATCTGATGATAATTCCAAATGAAGAGATGTCCATGTAGTGAATATGAGAAGTCGTTTAGCATATAGAAAACAATTAATTAGACATCGCTATTAATTTGTAGACTTACACTAGAAATCTTACTCTATGGTCAACATATTGGCGTTTTGGTTGAATTTTATTGgtcattaaagaaaaaaatatgcataAGCCAATTGTGTCGTAAATGTCGAAGTTTGAGacataaattaattataattaattattcatgGGTCCTGCTGGAGAACAAAGGGTATATTTTAGAAGAAATGACTGTGAAATGCCTTAAAATGACACAAACTAGTTCATACATTTGCATTATCTACTACATTTTTGAGGAAGTACGAAATTAAATGTCAGAGAAATTCATGAAAGTAGTGACAGGACAGGTCCTGAGTGACATACCGAATTAATAATTGGGCAGCTATAAACTTTGATTAGGTATGTCAGAGTTATGTGACAGGGATGTCATTCGGGAGAGAAATTCACAGCTTTCTACACTTTTTCCCCCCTTTGGACTGTCAGTGTATTTCATGTCTATTTTACCGTTTTTTGTAGCATTTCTTCCTtctttatttatatgtatgtatgttgtagCATCATAATTTGATAGGTTAAATTTACACATAGGGTTGGGgatcaaaatatgttttggtGCTTCACAGCAAAAACTTCTTTAAATGCATCATAATTTTTTACTCATTTCAATAACCTTGTTGGACTTTCCTGAAAATCGCTTTGATCAGTCTCTCGATCCTCCACCATATTTCTATGggcaaaaaatgaaataaaataaaataagtttaatttaattgattatgGAAGTTGTTAAGATTCtcaaaagggagataatccaatGGTCATCTTATACTGGTAGATTTAGACACAGAAAATTTGGTCACTTAAGTGCAGTGGGTCACCTGACTTAACCAAACCCTACTAGACTTGTAAAATCTAGCAGGTCTCTTACACTAGAATTCTAGTAGACTTCTGAAATTCAGTGGGTCACCTGACTTCTACCAGAATCTTATTAGACTTCTGAAACCCTGTGGGTCACCTGACTTATACCAGAATCTTATTAGACCTCTGAAACCCTGTGGGTCACCTGACTTATACCAGAATCTTATTAGACTTCTGAAACCCTGTGGGTCACCTGACTTATACCAGAATCCTACTAGACTTAGAATCGACTGAGCATTGTagaactaaactggacaatgtATAAATTGGCTAAACATTGAATCGACTGAACATTGTAtaactaaactggacaatgtATAAATTGGCTAAACATTGAATCGACTGAGCATTGTAtaactaaactggacaatgtATAAATTGGCTAAACATTTAATCGACTGAACATTGTATAACTAAACTGGTCAATGTATAAATTGGCTAAACATTGCACAAAATGActgaatattgtataaattgACTGGAAATAAAACCTAACTGAAGGTTGTCTAGATGGCATGGATAGTGTACAAAATGACTTGATCTACAAAAGTGCAGATTGGCTAAAAACTGTACAAATTGACTCTACAAATGTAAGATTGGCTAAAAACTGTACAAATTGACTCTACAAATGTAAGATTGGCTAAAAACTGTACAAACTGGCTGTGCAttttatatagacagtgttaatTTAGCTGGGCAGTATATCACCTGAAAACTGGACATTGGTTTAATCAGTAATCCTGTCAGACAAGTATCACCTGGATCTTCTGATTTAGTATTTTGGCATTTACAAGTTAGATCTTCACTATTAATATAGATTATGTGACACGGACACATCAAACTGTCACGCTGTCCCAATGTGACTCATGTCCGACTAAAATATTTATTCTTCAAATCCGtcaatgttaaaatgttttccataatttctaatatataagtgatatttaccattttatatgcattataaatatataaatatatttgtcattCTCCATTGTGTATTCGTTTATCGGCAGTGTATGAACAataattgatgtatatatacacatatatatattcaaaaacAAACCGAATAAAAGCTTTGTGTTCATactttcaattaattatttaaaagatCCTAATTAATTTATGAATAGGAAAGTAATATCATGTCACATTCATCATTTTGAGATGTTCTGTGATAACTTGACATAAAGTGAAAATTCATTCTGGACATTTTGCAGTTTGTGAGATGAAAATTGATGaacattgttgacattttttgtatgatatattgGGCTCTCAATCCTAATATTCAAATTTTGGCCGTCAAGAATTTTTGATTGTCATTAATTAAATGTCAGTGTACCAGTTGACTTGAATGATAGAACTATTTTGCCTTTTTCTGTGTATGTATCGAAATGCATGAATATGGATTACTATTTAttaaatcaaatacatgtataacagatatatacTTCGTGATGTTGTTTTAGGTGTATAGAGAAGAAAAGATATTTTAGTTGAGATTTAATTACAATACAAAGCAATAAATAAGGtgtatattaaataaatgtGGTACTTTAAGACACCACTTAGATACACGATGACCTGCTTAAcaataaaacacaaattattTCTGCCAGGAGTAAGAATGACATTAACTAAAATAAGATGAAAGTAACCCATTTTTTTTCTCAGGGATGTAATTGCTTTATagagcttttttttttttttttgttaaataaatatatgatacaaGATTTGTTTGactcaatatcaaaatacaaatgtcCAAATTATCCATACGTTAGATTGTAGCTGGTAAGGTGTTAActctatttattttacaaacattatgaaacaagttatatcaacttatataaatcacttTTATTGGCCTGGATGCAAATATTGGAGAGGTTCCTGAGAAAAACCACAAGGTCGGGAAGGTGACCTCTATACTTTTTCACATCCCATCTGAGAATCAAACCAAGACTACCGAGAATTAGACAATCACCCAAGTGGTTTAAGTTTTCTCAGTCACATCCTCAAGGTGGGGGATGGTTATTTTTCTCCCATCATACTATTTTAcatttagaaaagaaaaaaatattgtaatggAGCACAGCATGATTGATTTGTTGtcatgatgtcattgtattgtttctATGACATCATTGCATTGTTGCCAATGCATTCTATCTGTCACACCCTAGAGGTTGACAGAGAAATACACCACCAGGGAACGACAGAGAAATTATACCctatggggtgacagagaaattacaccCAAGAGGTTGATAGAGATATTACACCCTATGGGGGTTACAGATAAATTATACCATATGGGGGTGGCAGAGAAATTACACCCGAGGGGATGACAGAAATTACACCTGAGGGGATGATATATAGAAATTACACCTATTGGGATGATAGAGAAATTACATGGGGGTGACAGAAATTACACCCaagggatgacagagaaattacaccCCATGGGGGTGACAGAAATTACACCCAAGGGATGACATAGAAATTGCACCCCTAGGGGGTTACAGAGAAATTACACCTGAGGGGGGTCCTGGGTGACAGGGAAATCTTGAGCTGGTAAAATGGGAGATAAATCAGTGAATGATGGGGGGAttagatgatgatgattaaaattgtaaaacagCTATGCAACATAATAACCTATGTAAACCTCTTTGTAAAGAactgtacatttatattatGCAATGCCTCAGTAGTGTTATTgaacatttatttgtttatttcaggcAACAAAAATCAGGACAAGTTCACTAACAGTGCTGCATACATCAAGGCCGTTTTTAACCACCAAAGCAAGGTCAAGGCCAGCTCTCAGGGGAGAGTACTCCTGCCAGACTACTCCAAATACCTTAAACGGTATGTCATTAATGCCAACTTGATCCAGATTGATGGTGAATCATAATGTAAAATGCTTCTTCCATAGTACCActtaatgtgatataaaacagctggaaaaacaatatttatttttaaacttgtattttttgtttttataaatccTTAGAGCTACTCTCAAGGactaatgaattatttttttaccCAGATTTAACAATGGGCAAGAGTGTAAAGTTAAATACTGCCATGAGCTTGGGTACCGTGAGCACTTCCACTGCATGGACTGCAACTTCCGCGTTTTTGTCAAGAAGGAGGAAATGGTTCGACACTTCAAATGGCACCGCAAGCGGGAAGAGTCGCTACAGCATGGTTTCATGAGATACAGTCCGATGGACGACTGTAGCCAGAAGTTTGTCAGCTGTACTCATAACGGTCGTCAAACTCATTATCACTGCCTCCAGGTAAGTCACGCTTGAAGACATTTTTAGAATGAATACAACAGTGACTGAACTGAGGTACTTCATACAGACAAAATCTGGATGATTGCATCAGTTCCTAGTTCTAATTTTCAGCTGATTACAAAACATGTAATTCCTATCACAGGGATGCTTGTCTGTTAACACTGGCAGTGCTATGAACATTTTAAAGAATTGTAGTGCCGATACAAACGGAATTtcgatgttgaaaaaatgtcggcgtttaccaccgatcgttgggacacaaaaatgatacttcgagttattcgatcattttaagtaggatttttattgttggaaccaaattttcacttcgtattatccgagtttttctAGTTTTCTGAATTCGAGTTTTCcaagttttttttactatgatAAAGAGAGAATTTGGCCAGGACtgacgaggtacttcgagttaagcggggtattcgagttttccgagttcgagttaacgaagttccactgtatttcacaattatttcaattttctgtttcCTGTATAGGGCGGTTGTGACAAGGTGTATATCAGTACATCTGATGTACAGATGCATGCCAACTATCACCGAAAGGACTCAGCCATCATCCAGGAAGGTTTCCAGCGGTTCCGTGCCACCGAAGACTGTGGCACACCATCTTGTGCCTTTTACGGACAGAGGACAACTCACTTTCATTGTCGAAGACCCACCTGTAATTTCACATTCAAAAACAAGGCAGACATGGGTATGTTTTGAGAATAATGAAAGactttgtttttgtgtgtgtttaatATTGGTTGTAGTCAAAAGAATTAACACTCCAATAATGTTCTAAAGTTGTCGGATGCTTAATTAAGGAAAATAAAAGGAGccaaattgtaaaaataaatatgtttgaatgaTACAAGGATAAACTACGTTTTAGAGGCATTAGTTCAGATTTCCTTCAAATATTTTTACAGAGAAACACAAAACATATCACCAGAAAGATGAAGTGTTGGCGAAAGATGGCTTCAAGAAGTTTATGAAGTATGAACACTGTGGCTACATGTCTTGTCGTTATTCCAAAGTCAGCAACCACATCCACTGTATACGGTCCGGTAAGTATCTCATTTCTTCTGTAAAGATTGACTTTTTAAAGAAGctttattttcatgatttttgaagataacttaaaaataacaaagaacAAGAAATTTGGCAATAATCCACCTCCAAGTTTTAACACTAAAGAGAGAGCTCTTAATGTCATTGGAGTTCAAAATGAGTGCATAAAACAGCTGTTCAAatgactaaaaaaaaatatcccctACTAGTATAACCAGAGGGAACTTCAGGTTTGCACTCCATCAGTCAGTCTGTTTGTTCTCTTGTACAGAACATACCTCATATAGTTTGAAACAAGTAAAATCAGGAGTTGTGTCCCTTGGTTCTCACTACATCTGGTGATAGATTTAGTCTCTTACCATTGCTTAATTTTGTCAGAGATTTTCgaaacctatatacatgtacttattataAAGTGGTTGATTGACATATTTGAGTACATTCCTAGTTTGAAATAATTATGTCAATTGCATAATTTTTATGATTTTCctttgttaaatatatttttaccttttttttctATTGCAGGTTGTAATTATGTCCTGCATTCAACAGCCCAGCTGTACTCCCACAAGAGGAAGCATGAGCGCCGCGATTTTGAATCGGCATACAGGAAGTTTCGTGAGGAACAGCAAGACGTTAAGGGAAGTCCAGCTTCTGGTATCATTCAGGGAACAGTGGTAAATTCTGTCTCCAACATGCCACTGATGCCAAACCACCAGCCAATGTCACTTCCTGTAGCCATCAAGCGTGAGGCACTGGAGGATTTTGATTCCAATGACTCGAAAAGATTGAAGACAGGTCAGTCTGGTATGTCATTACCACTTtcaataaaacaagaggccttTGATGATTCTGAGAGTAATGAGTCAAAATTCATGCTGGAGGAGCAGTCAGATAATCTAAATGAAAACAGCTTTTCTGATGTTAAGTCCGAATCATCCGAATCAAATAATGCCATGGATGTTTCCCACCACGACCTTGACAGTGACAGCATAAAGGATGACATCTCAGATGTTCCCGACACAACCTACATTGAACCAAAGGCTTCCACAATGGCTGCCCTTAACCTTACTGGGACTAAGCTCAGTGATTCGCTTACATTACCCATACCTGCCATGCAGGTCAAGGACGAAGTCCAAATAAACTCCCCACAGGATGTCACACCTGTCCGACAACAGTTACACCTTCCTGTCCAAATCCCTACCTCAGCATCCTCCATGGCCACACCTCTGGTAGCCCCAGCCTCATCCTCAGCCATATCCCAAACAGTCTCAACTGTAGCTAGTGTACCACTGCCTGCCAGGCCCCCCATCATGGAGAAGCGCGAGAGAGATGAGGCATGGAAAAATTACCTTGTGAGGTAACATATCTATGGTCTTCATGGATAAGAAATTCAGATTcgataaatatttcaatttacatgtaaattctTCTAATTTTAAAACAGAATAAACATCCAAACTTCTctataaaatttcatttcatcaatgaaaaaaaaactttaaatcaAATCCagattgaatatatatttcatgcaaactactgtaattatattaattatgcAAAAATACTGTAGTAAACCAGGAAACTTCTTCCAAAAGAACTTTGTGAATAGTTAACTGTTGATTgatctaagggagataatcacaTTATATATGCTGCCATAGTTGAGTTTTATATTTTTCGTTCCTGTGTATTTTTAACCTACGACTGACCCTGtgacatttgacctctgacAGGTACACAGCTAATGACCCTTGTAACTCACGGTGCCAGTACCTATACAAGGATCACTATCACTGTAAAGTAGATGGATGTTTGGTGCTGTTTAAGTCCAAGGATGGGGTCCGGGAACACGCCAGGTAGGAACTTTACTTAATGTCGGTATCTATAGACCATATTGGTCAGTTATCAaatgaaattgtcaaaaaaggaaaaaatattcATCATTCATGGTGGCAATacttttgtattattattaagattttgttaaaaattttacAGTGAAATTAATTTTCATGGTCAGTAAATTTTCTTATTATTACACCTTATATAAGGATTTTCATCTTTATGGAAAAATTATCAGTTAGAAAAGGAGATGGGTTATGATTGGAATTTTTTACCACTAACAGATTCCACGAGCTCCAAGACCGGATCACACCAGTGGCTTACCATGTTTATGAACCTCTTCAGGCCTGTCCAAACAGTTGTCAGTACAGCCTAAAGGAAAAACACTACCACTGTATCTGGGTAGGTTTCATTAAGATTTCAGGACACAACCTACTGCAATATTCAATTTAGGGTTATCATGGTCAAGTATTGTTTTGTGAAAAATGAAGTATGCATATTGTTAGTGAAGTTATAGATACATTCTATGTATGTTTCTTTATGTTCTTGATAAACAATGTTTGATGTAAGATGTCACTTCAAAAGCAACCAAAAAATCAgtatattttgtgaaaattggTTTGTGTATTACATCACTTCTTGAtagacaaaataaataaacctTATGAAAAAATTTAATCTGTcttttgtggattttttttttatatatacatgtatatgggtaAAAAGAGGAAGTACCAAATTAGTTTTGGGATGAGATATTCTAAATTTGTTGGAAGTAATTAGCCTTTTAATCATATGTTCATTCTCCTTTCAGTCTGGTTGTACACATGTTGTGCCTCACATTGGTCCAACATTTGGCCGTTTGGAGCACTATCGGATTCACGAGTATGCCAGGGCATCCCAGGGAAAAACCTATAAGTTTTCTGGGTCTAAACTTGAAGACAGTTCACCTCGACGAAGAGGTCGACCTCCAAAGTACCCAAAAATTGACATCCCAGTCATCCCAAAGGTTGAGCTGACTGAGGAGGAGATAGCCCAATCTACTCGCAAAATTGCCGTCAACAGTGCTGGCCTTcctaaagttataaatggatttaaGATGTTTGAGGAGTGTGAGGAATGTCCGGATGAGTTGTGTATCtatcaacatcaacaacatTACCACTGTGCCCGGCCACGCTGCCACCATGTCACCGACCGGCTTGATGTACTCAACCTGCATGCCAAAGACTTCCATAACTTTGTCACTATTATGGAAGGTTTTGAGTTCTTTGACAGGAATGTCAACTGTCGTCGCAATCACTGcaacaataataaaatcaacCGACACTTCCACTGTGTGAAGCCAAAGTGCGACTATTCTTTTGTCAGACACAGCACAATGATGCAACATGACAAGAAACACAAGACAGACAGCCCAGCAGACCTCAAGCCCCTCCCACTGGTCAAAAAGGAGGTGGCTCCCATTACCATGCCAGGGTTCATGCCTGTTATCCCTGCTCTGTCCCCCAGCCCACTAGAGTCAGTCAACAAGGGCATAATCAAGACATCGGGGACTTTCTTCCCCTGGTCGGGCCTGAGTAAAGCTACAGGCACTATGGCTATCCCGACACTAACCACACAGCTAGCTACACAGGTGTCCCCAATCGCTACACTACAGGCCATGCCAGTCGCTGTATCCAACATGGCACTGGTTGTCCCGACTGTAGCCACCGTGAGCTCTGTGGCCTCGCCTGTTCTCACTCAAGGACTGGTTGGAGGAAGCGttccactgtctgtattactacagcagaagggaagtaactctgttCCACGACGCAGCTGGCAGGAACTGAAGGAAAGTATGCACTTTGACATCAACCAGAATTGTGGTAGACCATTCTGTAAATTGAAGAAGAAAGATCATTTCCATTGTTTTGACTGTAACCAGGCTTTCTCCGACCCATCGCGACTTCGCATtcacatctgtaaacatggCATTAAGATCAGCAAGAGTGAAGAAAATCTTTCGGCAGCAGCCCCTGCTTCTGTCATAATGCAGACAAAGGCCCTGTCAACAGGGAACGGGAATTGCCCACCAGAAGGTGCCCACCTTTCTGACCCAGACGAAGAAGAGGAGGATGAATTAAATGGGTCCTCGTCATTGAATCTGGAATTCTCAACATTTTCTACCATGATTGCAAAAGCTCAGCAAGCCCATGCTACAAGTGCACCACCCCGCATCTACCAACGACAGTGATTCTGGACTTGGCTTCTCCGGTAAACTTGTCATCGATGATAGATTTCAGGAGGAGAAAAGTTCCGATATTCTAGACAGCAATGATAACAGTTTAGATGATGGGAAACAGGACGATCTGAAGGACGGAGCATCAGGGCGCAAGTCTGGACGAAAAAGAACGGCAACTAAACACAATGATTTTGTGGACAGTAATTCAGTTGTTATAAAGCAGAAGAAAAGTTCAAGCCCACGAAGTGGGAAGGATGATTCCATCCCGGAAGGTTATACCCGTATCAAACAGAAAGAGGATTGCCACTATGAAAAGTGTGCTTACCGCCAAGGTGTGACACACTTCCACTGTATCCGTGAAGATTGTGGATACAGCTTCAGCGATCGGTCACGTCTCATACAACACACCCTTAGACACGAACGTATTGATAGTCTGACTGGCGGAGAGATGAGGCAGTACCGCATGAACCAGTCGTGTAACATGGGAGAGTGCGAGTACCAAGGCAAGGCGTCCCACTTCCACTGCCTGAAGTGTGATTACTGCTGCACAGACTCAAGTAAGGTCCTCACCCACCGTAAGCACCATTCCAAGATGGACAGCATCAGTTCGCAAGGGTTTGTGAAGGCGTCGGTTGATGAGGAATGTGGCGTGACtctttgtcagtataacaggAAGCAGACCCACTACCACTGTAACCGCACTCCGTGTAATTACGCTGTACTAGGCCCTGCCCAGATGTCCTCGCACAAAATCAAACATGCTAGCTAAGATTTTAAACATTTCGCAAAAGTAACTAGAACTCAAACATTCCTTGATAGTAACTTAAATTCAAACATACCTCAATAGTAACTAGAATTCAAACATTCCTCAAAAAGTTACTGCAAACTTCACATGATGAGCTTTATGTTAAAGTGTCATCTTTTGTCTTTTTGATGGTGGTGAAGTTTAATACATCTGGTTGAATTAGCGTTACAGCCTGGCTGGTATATTGTCAACGTCTGTCAATACATTCCAATGTGTCTATAGCATTACAGCCTGGTCGGTATATTGTCAACGTCTGTCAATACATTCCAAtgtgtctgtataacattacagcCTGGCTGGTATATTGTCAACGTCTGTCAATACATTCCAATGcgtctgtataacattacagcCTGGCTGGTATATTGTCAACGTCTGTCAATACATTCCAAtgtgtctgtataacattacagcCTGGCTGGTATATTGTCAACGTCTGTCGATACATTCCAATGCGTCTGTACAACATTACAGCCTGGCTGGTATATTGTCAACGTCTGTCAATACATTCCAAtgtgtctgtataacattacagcCTGGCTGGTATATTGTCAACGTCTGTCAATACATTCCAAtgtgtctgtataacattacagcCTGGCTGGTATATTGTCAACGTCTGTCAATACATTCCAATGcgtctgtataacattacagcCTGGCTGGTATATTGTCAACGTCTGTCAATACATTCCAATGcgtctgtataacattacagcCTGGCTGGTATATTGTCAACGTCTGTCAATACATTCCAATGcgtctgtataacattacagcCTGGCTGGTATATTGTCAACGTCTGTCAATACATTCCAATGcgtctgtataacattacagcCTGGCTGGTATATTGTCAACGTCTGTCGATACATTCCAATGTGTCTGTACAACATTACAGCCTGGTCGGTATATTGTCAACGTCTGTCAATACATTCCAAtgtgtctgtataacattacagcCTGGCTGGTATATTGTCAACGTCTGTCAATACATTCCAAtgtgtctgtataacattacagcCTGGCTGGTATATTGTCAACGTCTGTCGATACATTCCAAtgtgtctgtataacattacagcCTGGCTGGTATATTGTCAACATCTGTCAATACATTCCAATGcgtctgtataacattacagcCTGGCTGGTATATTGTCAACGTCTGTCAATACATTCCAATGcgtctgtataacattacagcCTGGTCGGTATATTGTCAACGTCTGTCAATACATTCCAAtgtgtctgtataacattacagcCTGGCTGGTATATTGTCAACGTCTGTCAATACATTCCAAtgtgtctgtataacattacagcCTGGTCGGTATATTGTCAACGTCTGTCAATACATTCCAATGcgtctgtataacattacagcCTGGTCGGTATATTGTCAACGTCTGTCAATACATTCCAAtgtgtctgtataacattacagcCTGGCTGGTATATTGTCAACGTCTGTCAATACATTCCAAtgtgtctgtataacattacagcCTGGTCGGTATATTGTCAGTGTCTGTCAATACATTCCAAtgtgtctgtataacattacagcCTGGCTGGTATATTGTCAACGTCTGTCAATACATTCCAAtgtgtctgtata
This genomic stretch from Pecten maximus chromosome 16, xPecMax1.1, whole genome shotgun sequence harbors:
- the LOC117345007 gene encoding LOW QUALITY PROTEIN: zinc finger protein castor homolog 1-like (The sequence of the model RefSeq protein was modified relative to this genomic sequence to represent the inferred CDS: deleted 1 base in 1 codon) — encoded protein: MASVVSTKTRKLDAICAKLKLISNDSPLSLPGLDSTSTPCRQEPLTQADFNCPSPINLSLATKTCESEVLDTPGGEILENSPVLLKKENEKEIVSTDTNEVKSDAMPQCYSESEEQALSLVTRKYENENINTSNPVSDSSANNVSSTEWEQEDGAGCENNNNDTTGKKSHDLSSNLSDNDISKKVELSQGNGEDGRELDNCAENKEDNCLDEKCVDMSVKPLTTSSVSTPALSPSSSSTASAFSTPTISSQQKVSGASRRKSRKATPRNISQVREIMEQYDCIDDKDELAEYELNNQNTTFPPPENDDEYMDEEENVRNVNESMDMGENLSLVTSSSTETSITSTPSINDSSSSLNLTSKSSEGRNSRKNRKPQMAPSFNMPLDLSVCRTEASEYMDSDSSEFEYSMDGDEVSLRSESGRNSPEDLRLSTSTDKPTVPKKTPKNSSKQDNLEISALKDYAENTMNELLQMYGLSRSADSVTGQVHPENFSSNKILAHGGPVMPGKDRYRPILPKNFQLDPTVNGDAQEGQCPPTSQAGKAGIYINYVNSHVNKAGKQSEEGNKNQDKFTNSAAYIKAVFNHQSKVKASSQGRVLLPDYSKYLKRFNNGQECKVKYCHELGYREHFHCMDCNFRVFVKKEEMVRHFKWHRKREESLQHGFMRYSPMDDCSQKFVSCTHNGRQTHYHCLQGGCDKVYISTSDVQMHANYHRKDSAIIQEGFQRFRATEDCGTPSCAFYGQRTTHFHCRRPTCNFTFKNKADMEKHKTYHQKDEVLAKDGFKKFMKYEHCGYMSCRYSKVSNHIHCIRSGCNYVLHSTAQLYSHKRKHERRDFESAYRKFREEQQDVKGSPASGIIQGTVVNSVSNMPLMPNHQPMSLPVAIKREALEDFDSNDSKRLKTGQSGMSLPLSIKQEAFDDSESNESKFMLEEQSDNLNENSFSDVKSESSESNNAMDVSHHDLDSDSIKDDISDVPDTTYIEPKASTMAALNLTGTKLSDSLTLPIPAMQVKDEVQINSPQDVTPVRQQLHLPVQIPTSASSMATPLVAPASSSAISQTVSTVASVPLPARPPIMEKRERDEAWKNYLVRYTANDPCNSRCQYLYKDHYHCKVDGCLVLFKSKDGVREHARFHELQDRITPVAYHVYEPLQACPNSCQYSLKEKHYHCIWSGCTHVVPHIGPTFGRLEHYRIHEYARASQGKTYKFSGSKLEDSSPRRRGRPPKYPKIDIPVIPKVELTEEEIAQSTRKIAVNSAGLPKVINGFKMFEECEECPDELCIYQHQQHYHCARPRCHHVTDRLDVLNLHAKDFHNFVTIMEGFEFFDRNVNCRRNHCNNNKINRHFHCVKPKCDYSFVRHSTMMQHDKKHKTDSPADLKPLPLVKKEVAPITMPGFMPVIPALSPSPLESVNKGIIKTSGTFFPWSGLSKATGTMAIPTLTTQLATQVSPIATLQAMPVAVSNMALVVPTVATVSSVASPVLTQGLVGGSVPLSVLLQQKGSNSVPRRSWQELKESMHFDINQNCGRPFCKLKKKDHFHCFDCNQAFSDPSRLRIHICKHGIKISKSEENLSAAAPASVIMQTKALSTGNGNCPPEGAHLSDPDEEEEDELNGSSSLNLEFSTFSTMIAKAQQAHATSHHPASTNDSDSGLGFSGKLVIDDRFQEEKSSDILDSNDNSLDDGKQDDLKDGASGRKSGRKRTATKHNDFVDSNSVVIKQKKSSSPRSGKDDSIPEGYTRIKQKEDCHYEKCAYRQGVTHFHCIREDCGYSFSDRSRLIQHTLRHERIDSLTGGEMRQYRMNQSCNMGECEYQGKASHFHCLKCDYCCTDSSKVLTHRKHHSKMDSISSQGFVKASVDEECGVTLCQYNRKQTHYHCNRTPCNYAVLGPAQMSSHKIKHAS